In one Verrucomicrobiia bacterium genomic region, the following are encoded:
- a CDS encoding cysteine synthase family protein, with translation MSTNAIPIPPRATTVLGLIGNTPLVPLRFASEGVTILAKCEFLNPSGSIKDRLAKTVLVDAWQRGLVGPDSVVLECTSGNTGIALSMVGAALGCHVTILMSAGASEERRRLIRQLGAELILFESEGRYQTGIEMSRAMAAADPRYFLPRQFENPLNIEDHEHGTGQEILRQADGPIDAFVSGFGTGGTLAGCGRAIKHCWPKARIVAMEPAEQALLAGECPCCHYIEGVADGFLPPLVREAPIDGEVKVRSAEALAMTQRLHREFGLLVGTSSGANAVAALRVATELGPRATVVTILCDRAERYFSTSLFAGADSAAPRS, from the coding sequence GTGAGCACGAATGCCATTCCCATTCCGCCGCGCGCCACGACCGTGCTGGGCTTGATCGGCAACACGCCTTTGGTGCCGCTGCGGTTTGCGTCCGAGGGCGTCACGATCCTGGCCAAGTGTGAATTCTTGAATCCCAGCGGCAGCATCAAGGACCGGCTGGCGAAGACGGTGCTCGTGGACGCCTGGCAGCGCGGTCTGGTGGGGCCGGATTCCGTGGTCCTCGAATGCACGAGCGGGAACACCGGCATCGCGTTGTCCATGGTGGGCGCGGCGCTGGGCTGTCACGTGACGATTTTGATGTCCGCCGGTGCCAGCGAAGAGCGGCGCCGGCTCATCCGGCAGCTGGGTGCGGAGCTGATTTTGTTTGAAAGCGAAGGGCGTTATCAGACGGGCATTGAAATGTCCCGGGCGATGGCGGCGGCGGATCCGCGCTACTTTTTGCCGCGGCAGTTCGAGAACCCCCTGAACATCGAGGATCACGAACACGGCACCGGCCAGGAGATTTTGCGGCAGGCCGACGGACCGATTGATGCGTTCGTCAGCGGATTCGGCACCGGCGGCACGCTCGCGGGCTGTGGCCGCGCCATCAAACATTGCTGGCCCAAGGCGCGCATCGTGGCGATGGAGCCCGCGGAGCAGGCGTTGCTGGCCGGAGAATGTCCGTGCTGCCACTACATCGAGGGCGTGGCGGATGGTTTCCTGCCCCCGCTGGTGCGCGAGGCACCGATTGACGGCGAGGTGAAGGTGCGCAGTGCGGAAGCGCTGGCCATGACGCAGCGGCTGCACCGTGAGTTTGGCCTGCTCGTCGGCACCTCCTCGGGCGCAAACGCCGTGGCCGCCCTGCGCGTGGCGACGGAACTGGGACCGCGCGCCACAGTCGTGACCATTTTGTGCGACCGCGCCGAACGCTACTTCAGCACCAGTTTGTTTGCCGGGGCCGACTCTGCCGCGCCCCGTTCGTGA
- a CDS encoding GntR family transcriptional regulator, protein MPKTQSVSVTAPARLDHASAMPLHAQVRVFLLNLIRQPEYQQGALLPDELSLAARLGISRGTLRAGIARLVHDGLLERKAGVGTRVRPQSAESGIGAWRSFSREMGRKGIRVENFRQRFEPVRPDEIAARALQIDARTKLWRLDRVRGWNGQPVLHTRSWFHPRLGLTGREDFSRPLYDVIEAETGVVAEQAREDFTAVAASKTMAGLLATKPGEPLLLRTHTVFDAGGRPIEFAQVHYVSGRFTLTLDLRRDGVGNS, encoded by the coding sequence ATGCCTAAAACACAATCCGTATCCGTCACCGCGCCTGCGCGACTCGATCACGCCAGTGCGATGCCGCTGCACGCGCAGGTGCGTGTGTTTTTGCTCAACCTGATCCGCCAGCCGGAATACCAGCAGGGCGCATTGTTGCCGGATGAGCTTTCCCTCGCCGCCCGGTTGGGCATCAGCCGGGGCACGTTGCGCGCCGGCATCGCGCGCCTGGTTCATGACGGCCTGCTGGAACGCAAGGCGGGCGTGGGCACGCGTGTCCGCCCGCAATCCGCCGAGTCGGGCATCGGCGCCTGGCGCAGCTTCTCGCGCGAAATGGGCCGCAAGGGCATTCGCGTCGAAAACTTTCGTCAGCGCTTTGAGCCGGTGCGGCCGGATGAAATCGCCGCCCGCGCGCTGCAAATTGACGCCCGAACGAAGCTCTGGCGGCTGGACCGCGTGCGCGGCTGGAACGGACAGCCCGTATTGCATACGCGTTCCTGGTTTCATCCCCGCCTCGGGCTGACGGGGCGCGAGGATTTTTCCCGCCCGCTTTACGATGTCATCGAAGCCGAGACCGGCGTCGTTGCCGAACAGGCCCGCGAAGACTTTACCGCCGTGGCCGCCAGCAAAACGATGGCCGGACTGCTGGCAACCAAACCGGGCGAACCGCTGCTGTTGCGCACGCACACGGTTTTCGATGCCGGCGGCCGCCCCATTGAATTCGCACAAGTCCATTACGTGAGCGGGCGGTTCACGCTCACCTTGGATTTGCGCCGGGACGGAGTGGGAAATTCATGA
- the tdh gene encoding L-threonine 3-dehydrogenase, with product MKALVKKERKPGLWLEDVPAPEVGINDVLIRVDRTGICGTDFHIYKWDAWAQKTIPVPMVVGHEFVGEVVQVGANVKDFFPGEVVSAEGHVVCGRCRNCLAGRRHLCADTKGIGVNRPGAFAELIAVPMTNVWHHKPNIDRDVASIFDPFGNAVHTALSFDVLGEDVLITGAGPIGIMAVAIAKHAGARHVVVTDVNEFRLELARKMGATVALNVSRGSLREVQRQLEMKEGFDVGLEMSGNAAAFSDMIDNMAHGGKIAMLGIPAEPMAIDWNKVVFNMLTIKGIYGREMYETWYKMTVMLESGLDIRPVITHRFHFTEFEKGFEVMKTGQSGKVILHWR from the coding sequence ATGAAAGCACTGGTCAAAAAAGAGCGAAAACCCGGCTTGTGGCTGGAGGACGTTCCCGCGCCTGAAGTGGGCATCAACGACGTGCTCATCCGCGTGGACCGCACGGGCATTTGCGGCACGGATTTCCACATCTACAAATGGGATGCCTGGGCGCAGAAGACCATTCCTGTGCCGATGGTCGTGGGCCACGAATTCGTCGGCGAAGTCGTGCAGGTCGGCGCCAATGTGAAGGATTTTTTTCCGGGCGAAGTGGTCAGCGCGGAAGGGCACGTCGTGTGCGGGCGCTGCCGCAACTGCCTGGCGGGCCGGCGCCATCTGTGCGCGGACACCAAGGGCATCGGCGTGAACCGTCCGGGTGCGTTTGCAGAACTTATCGCGGTGCCCATGACGAATGTCTGGCACCACAAGCCGAACATTGACCGCGATGTGGCATCCATTTTTGATCCGTTCGGCAATGCGGTGCACACCGCGCTGTCGTTCGACGTGCTGGGCGAGGATGTGTTGATCACCGGCGCGGGGCCCATCGGCATCATGGCCGTGGCCATTGCGAAACACGCCGGGGCGCGGCATGTGGTGGTGACCGACGTGAACGAGTTCCGGCTCGAACTGGCCCGCAAAATGGGCGCCACGGTGGCCTTGAACGTGAGCCGGGGTTCGTTGCGCGAGGTGCAGCGGCAGCTCGAAATGAAGGAGGGCTTTGACGTCGGCCTCGAAATGTCCGGCAACGCCGCCGCGTTCAGCGACATGATTGACAACATGGCGCACGGCGGCAAAATCGCGATGCTGGGCATCCCCGCCGAGCCGATGGCCATTGATTGGAACAAGGTGGTTTTCAACATGCTCACAATCAAGGGCATTTACGGCCGGGAGATGTATGAAACGTGGTATAAGATGACCGTGATGCTGGAGAGCGGGCTCGACATCCGGCCGGTCATCACCCATCGCTTTCATTTCACCGAGTTTGAAAAGGGATTCGAAGTGATGAAGACCGGCCAGTCGGGCAAGGTGATTCTCCATTGGCGGTGA
- a CDS encoding sugar porter family MFS transporter yields the protein MHASTHGSLRFVLFASAVAAIGGFLFGYDTAVINGANTFLQTHFALDAKRDALRIGLATASAILGCIPGAMSAGFISDRFGRRRVLYFCAVLYALAGILSAIPQTFGQFIAARVLSGIAIGVSSMICPVYIAEIAPPQWRGRLGSLFQLGIVTGIFVTLFINGWIQRPDDAAWNAAYGWRWMLAAEAIPAFIFLALLVPIPESPRWLIQAKREGDARRVLDRMGGKSYADSEIAAVQAVLQQEQGGFGELFSRRYRLPLLIALVLMFGSQLSGINAIMYYSTEIFKNATGNANAAFNSSVWIGLVNFIATFIAIGFVDKAGRKPLLLIGNAVQVLALVAVGIIYASNPHSPALLGFVILYIAAFAMAMGPLPWIVCSEIFPAKLRGRAMSVATFCIWTGCLLVAQTFPALLGTIGPRNTFWTYALCSAVTLVLVWWWLPETKGRTLEEIETHFVRQA from the coding sequence ATGCATGCCTCCACCCATGGTTCATTGCGGTTTGTCCTGTTCGCCAGCGCCGTCGCGGCCATCGGCGGATTTCTATTCGGCTACGACACCGCTGTCATCAACGGCGCAAACACATTTCTCCAGACCCATTTCGCACTTGATGCGAAACGCGATGCCCTGCGGATCGGACTGGCGACGGCGTCTGCCATTCTCGGCTGCATTCCCGGGGCGATGAGCGCGGGCTTCATCAGCGACCGATTTGGCCGGCGACGCGTGTTGTATTTCTGCGCGGTGCTCTACGCGCTGGCCGGCATTCTGTCGGCGATTCCGCAGACGTTCGGGCAATTTATCGCGGCGCGCGTTTTGAGCGGCATCGCCATCGGCGTCTCTTCGATGATTTGTCCGGTCTATATTGCGGAAATAGCCCCGCCGCAATGGCGCGGACGGCTCGGTTCCCTGTTTCAACTCGGCATCGTCACGGGCATTTTTGTCACCCTCTTCATCAACGGCTGGATTCAACGGCCTGATGACGCGGCGTGGAACGCGGCTTACGGCTGGCGCTGGATGCTGGCGGCCGAGGCCATCCCGGCCTTCATCTTTCTTGCGCTGCTGGTGCCGATTCCCGAAAGCCCGCGCTGGCTGATTCAGGCGAAGCGCGAAGGCGATGCCCGCCGCGTGCTGGATCGCATGGGCGGCAAGAGCTACGCCGATTCCGAGATCGCAGCGGTGCAGGCGGTGCTGCAACAGGAACAAGGCGGGTTCGGCGAGTTGTTCTCGCGTCGCTACCGGCTCCCGTTATTGATCGCGCTGGTATTGATGTTCGGCTCCCAGTTGAGCGGCATCAACGCCATCATGTATTACTCGACGGAGATCTTCAAAAATGCGACCGGCAACGCGAATGCGGCGTTCAACAGCTCAGTGTGGATCGGGCTGGTCAACTTCATCGCCACATTCATCGCCATCGGGTTTGTGGACAAGGCGGGACGCAAGCCGCTGCTGCTGATCGGCAACGCAGTGCAGGTGTTGGCCCTGGTGGCGGTGGGGATCATCTATGCGTCGAATCCCCACTCTCCGGCGCTGCTGGGCTTTGTCATCCTCTACATCGCCGCCTTTGCGATGGCGATGGGACCGTTGCCGTGGATTGTCTGCTCGGAAATTTTCCCGGCCAAACTCCGCGGTCGCGCGATGTCCGTGGCCACATTCTGCATCTGGACCGGCTGCCTGCTGGTGGCGCAGACCTTCCCTGCCCTGCTCGGAACGATCGGACCGCGAAACACGTTTTGGACTTATGCGCTGTGCTCGGCGGTGACGTTGGTGCTGGTCTGGTGGTGGTTGCCGGAGACCAAAGGCCGGACGCTGGAGGAAATTGAAACTCACTTTGTCCGCCAGGCGTAA
- a CDS encoding DUF3472 domain-containing protein — protein sequence MKKLFATALLFLPLLAVRAEMRIPAGTAYLEPDPDGARVSERRGITGWRDPQLQVVWFGDFQTPGELSCALDVRLPAGQESKLRLSVAGTSREATVVGCTNTVRVSFGPFRIAMAGYQRFTLASLNPAGVGAGDIEALVLDGPATQQAHFNLKERRNAASVHLAYPTGGATNVDAFYCEVTGVDTPLWTYFEACGWHRGYLGMQVNSPTERRIIFSVWDSGNEGVDRNKVAAEDRVTLVAKGEGVDAGSFGNEGTGGHSHLVYDWKTGERQRFMVTAKVNDRTHTTYSGYWFHPEQKRWMLISSWKAPKDGQYLRGLYSFCENFGGSNGELRRKALYGNQWYHTTDGQWHEQLTARFSHDPTGRADRRDRFMGVEDGQFFLSTGGFIPGYTEYGTLFTRPPTGPAPPDFMPAELFQGGSAVTTGH from the coding sequence ATGAAGAAATTATTCGCCACCGCCCTGTTGTTTCTCCCGCTGTTGGCTGTTCGGGCAGAAATGCGCATCCCGGCCGGCACGGCCTATCTCGAACCCGACCCCGACGGGGCGCGCGTGTCCGAGCGCCGCGGCATTACCGGCTGGCGCGATCCGCAACTGCAGGTGGTTTGGTTTGGCGACTTCCAGACGCCCGGAGAACTCAGTTGCGCGCTGGATGTGCGTTTGCCGGCCGGGCAGGAATCAAAGCTCCGTTTGAGCGTGGCCGGCACGTCCCGCGAGGCCACGGTGGTCGGCTGCACGAACACCGTGCGCGTGTCATTTGGTCCGTTCCGAATTGCGATGGCGGGTTACCAGCGTTTCACGCTCGCGTCGCTGAATCCCGCCGGCGTGGGGGCCGGTGACATCGAGGCGCTGGTGCTCGATGGTCCGGCCACGCAGCAGGCGCATTTCAATCTCAAGGAACGGCGCAATGCCGCTTCGGTGCATCTCGCGTATCCCACGGGCGGCGCGACCAACGTTGACGCGTTCTATTGTGAAGTGACCGGCGTGGACACCCCGTTGTGGACGTATTTCGAAGCCTGCGGCTGGCATCGCGGCTATCTGGGCATGCAGGTGAACAGCCCCACCGAGCGGCGCATCATCTTTTCCGTTTGGGACAGCGGCAACGAGGGCGTCGACCGCAACAAGGTGGCGGCCGAAGATCGGGTGACGCTTGTCGCGAAGGGTGAAGGCGTGGACGCGGGCAGCTTCGGGAATGAAGGCACGGGAGGTCACAGCCATCTGGTCTATGATTGGAAAACCGGCGAGCGGCAGCGATTCATGGTCACCGCCAAAGTGAATGACCGCACCCATACCACGTATTCCGGCTATTGGTTTCATCCGGAGCAGAAGAGGTGGATGTTGATTTCGAGCTGGAAGGCGCCCAAGGACGGCCAGTATCTCCGCGGACTTTACAGCTTTTGCGAAAACTTCGGCGGCAGCAACGGCGAGCTGCGACGCAAGGCGCTTTATGGCAACCAATGGTATCACACGACCGACGGTCAATGGCATGAACAGCTGACGGCCAGGTTCAGCCACGACCCGACGGGCCGGGCCGACCGGCGGGATCGGTTCATGGGCGTTGAGGACGGTCAATTCTTCCTGTCAACGGGCGGCTTCATTCCCGGCTACACCGAGTATGGAACCCTCTTCACACGACCTCCGACCGGTCCGGCCCCACCGGACTTCATGCCGGCGGAACTTTTCCAAGGCGGCAGCGCCGTGACCACGGGCCATTGA
- a CDS encoding class I mannose-6-phosphate isomerase: MRRSNYDKLPFVTVPESDNACVVGWDAIAAQLQKDLNSHRAQKPILVVECYPGVDEAAVLRELQQRLQPALTISARDALYPPKKIDALVAPFLGGDDPVFGFLSGLSLVHFFDAEPLWRLRREIEQLKEGLVLIVGCGASLVAWGHILVYADLARWEAQQRFRRNETGNLGADNRTLAASLKYKRAFFVDWRVADRWKRPLIARWNYVLDTHNPAEPKLADGEAVRRGLSEAVKRPFRVVPFFDPAPWGGQWMKEVCDLDRTPKNYGWCFDCVPEENSLFLGFGEVRMELPSLDLVFHQPRALLGDKVHARFGDEFPIRFDFLDTMGGGNLSFQVHPLTEYIQQHFGMHYTQDESYYLLEAGPGASVYLGLKEDVDPAAFRRDLEIAQAGGAAFPAGKYANQFPAKKHDHFLIPAGTVHCSGAESMVLEISATPYLFTFKLWDWGRLGLDGQPRPIHLEHGLANVQWERTTDWVKRELINRCEPLRSGDGWREERTGLHEREFIETRRHWFTKIVPHDTQGGVNVLNLVEGEEAIVESPNEAFSPFVVHYAETFIVPAAVGPYTIRPHGPSVGKECATMKAFVRT; encoded by the coding sequence ATGAGACGTTCGAATTACGACAAGCTTCCGTTCGTCACCGTCCCGGAGAGCGACAACGCCTGCGTCGTCGGCTGGGACGCCATTGCGGCTCAACTGCAAAAGGACCTCAACTCGCACCGCGCGCAGAAACCCATCCTGGTCGTCGAATGTTATCCCGGCGTGGACGAAGCCGCCGTGCTCCGCGAATTGCAACAACGACTCCAGCCCGCGCTGACGATCTCGGCCCGGGACGCCCTGTATCCGCCGAAGAAGATTGATGCGCTCGTGGCGCCGTTTCTGGGCGGCGACGATCCCGTGTTTGGATTTCTGAGCGGCCTGTCGCTGGTGCATTTTTTCGACGCGGAACCGCTCTGGCGTTTGCGCCGCGAGATTGAGCAACTCAAGGAAGGACTGGTGCTCATCGTGGGTTGCGGCGCTTCGCTTGTCGCATGGGGACACATTCTGGTTTATGCCGACCTCGCCCGCTGGGAAGCCCAGCAGCGCTTTCGCCGGAACGAGACCGGCAATCTCGGCGCTGACAACCGCACGCTCGCCGCGAGCCTGAAATACAAACGGGCGTTCTTCGTGGATTGGCGCGTGGCCGACCGCTGGAAGCGTCCGCTCATTGCCCGCTGGAATTACGTCCTCGACACCCACAATCCCGCCGAACCCAAACTGGCCGACGGCGAAGCCGTGCGACGAGGCTTGAGCGAGGCGGTGAAACGGCCATTTCGCGTCGTGCCGTTCTTCGATCCCGCGCCGTGGGGCGGCCAGTGGATGAAGGAGGTGTGCGACCTCGACCGCACGCCGAAGAATTATGGCTGGTGCTTTGATTGTGTTCCCGAGGAAAACAGCCTGTTCCTCGGTTTTGGCGAGGTGCGCATGGAACTCCCGTCGCTCGACCTTGTCTTCCACCAGCCGCGCGCATTGCTCGGCGACAAGGTTCACGCGCGTTTTGGCGACGAATTTCCGATCCGCTTCGACTTCCTCGACACGATGGGCGGCGGGAACCTGTCGTTCCAGGTGCATCCGCTCACGGAATACATCCAGCAACATTTCGGCATGCACTACACGCAGGACGAAAGCTATTACCTGCTGGAGGCCGGGCCCGGCGCGAGCGTGTATCTCGGCTTGAAGGAGGACGTTGATCCGGCGGCCTTCCGGCGCGACCTGGAAATCGCGCAGGCTGGCGGAGCTGCGTTTCCGGCCGGGAAATACGCGAACCAGTTCCCGGCCAAGAAGCACGACCATTTCCTCATTCCCGCCGGCACGGTTCATTGCAGCGGCGCGGAATCCATGGTGCTCGAAATCAGCGCGACGCCCTACCTCTTCACGTTCAAGCTGTGGGACTGGGGACGTCTGGGACTCGACGGCCAGCCGCGTCCGATTCACCTCGAACATGGCCTCGCCAACGTTCAATGGGAGCGAACAACGGACTGGGTGAAGCGCGAACTCATCAACCGCTGCGAACCGCTCCGTTCCGGCGACGGCTGGCGCGAAGAACGCACCGGCCTGCACGAGCGGGAGTTCATCGAGACGCGCCGCCACTGGTTCACAAAGATCGTGCCGCACGACACGCAGGGCGGAGTCAATGTGCTCAACCTCGTCGAAGGTGAGGAAGCCATTGTGGAAAGCCCGAACGAGGCGTTCTCCCCCTTCGTGGTTCACTATGCGGAAACGTTCATCGTCCCCGCCGCCGTCGGCCCCTACACCATCCGTCCGCACGGCCCGTCCGTGGGGAAGGAATGCGCGACGATGAAGGCCTTTGTGCGGACCTGA
- a CDS encoding ROK family protein: MKRTPLILACDVGGTKLKLGLVRNERLLARREIEARVDLGLRNALERIERAARVLCRQSGRKMSELAGFGLAFPGIIQPHSERILSTPAGKFDDAKSLDVPRLVESLLGLPTRICNDANAALAGEWNLGTARGYRSVVMMTLGTGIGTSAIIDGVPLRGQHGQAGCLGGHLTTIWPGRECLCGNLGCAESEASTWALPTQAAAHPGFTASRLARETVLDYAAVFRAARGRDPVAIELRERAIRLWAAALVNLIHAYDPECAVIGGGIMRSANIILPKIRRHVARHAWTPWGRVKIKPATFGNDAGMIGVASLFTAAQ; encoded by the coding sequence ATGAAACGGACGCCGCTCATCCTGGCCTGCGACGTCGGCGGCACGAAACTCAAACTCGGCCTCGTGCGCAACGAACGCCTGCTGGCACGGCGCGAAATCGAGGCCCGCGTTGATTTGGGCCTGCGAAATGCGCTGGAGCGCATCGAAAGGGCCGCCCGCGTTTTGTGCCGGCAAAGCGGCCGGAAAATGTCGGAGCTGGCCGGTTTCGGGCTGGCGTTTCCCGGCATCATCCAGCCGCACTCGGAAAGAATCCTGTCCACGCCGGCCGGCAAATTCGACGACGCAAAGTCGCTGGACGTTCCGCGGCTCGTTGAAAGTTTGCTCGGCCTGCCGACGCGCATTTGCAACGACGCCAACGCCGCGCTGGCCGGCGAATGGAACCTGGGCACCGCGCGCGGTTATCGCAGCGTGGTCATGATGACACTGGGCACCGGCATCGGCACGTCCGCGATCATTGACGGTGTTCCGCTGCGGGGTCAGCACGGTCAGGCCGGCTGCCTCGGCGGACATCTGACGACCATCTGGCCGGGCCGCGAGTGTCTTTGCGGCAATCTCGGCTGCGCGGAGTCTGAAGCCTCCACCTGGGCATTGCCCACACAGGCAGCGGCACATCCGGGTTTCACCGCGAGCCGGCTGGCGCGTGAAACGGTTCTGGATTACGCCGCCGTGTTCCGTGCCGCCCGCGGGAGAGACCCGGTGGCCATTGAATTGCGCGAGCGGGCCATCCGCCTCTGGGCAGCGGCGTTGGTCAATTTAATCCATGCCTACGACCCCGAATGCGCCGTCATCGGCGGCGGCATCATGCGCAGTGCAAACATCATTCTGCCCAAAATTCGCCGGCATGTTGCACGACATGCCTGGACCCCCTGGGGCCGGGTGAAAATCAAGCCCGCCACGTTCGGCAACGACGCGGGCATGATCGGCGTTGCCAGTCTGTTCACAGCGGCCCAATGA